GCTGAAGGGGGAAGCGGGATATAGGGGTTTTCCGCCCGACGCGTCATGCGATGCGGACAGGTGAGGGATGCGGGGGCTCAGATGCGCTGATGCAGGGCGCAGACGAGGGTGAAGAGGCGGCGTGCCGTCTCGAAATCCAGCCGCACCCGGCCGGCGAGGCGCCGCATCAGCAGTTCCGCGCCTTCGTTGTGCAGGCCGCGCCGGCCCATATCGATGGTCTGGACGGTGGCGTCGCTGGCGCCGGCGGTCAGCGCCCGCTCATGGCTCTCCACCACCATGTGGTAGTCCTTGATCAGCCGGCGGAAGGGGCCGAGAGCCAGGGCCAGGGCATGCAGCGGCGTGCCGGTGACGTCGCGGATATCGAAGACCAGCCGCCCTTCCCGTACGCAGAGATGCAGCACATAGGGGCCGCGCGGCAGGTCCAGGGGGTCGAAGCAGTTGGCCATCAGCAGGTCGGCCACCGCCTGGCTGCGGTCGGCCTCGGCGTAAGGACTCGGCAGGGGCGCGTTGTCCGGCAGCTCGATCCGCGTCAGCCGCTGGCTGTCGGGGAGGGAGGCCGCCGCCGCCTCAGTCATCGCGTGAGTCCGTGCGGCCGGGCACCACCATCTCAGCCTCGTCGCCCAGGGGGCCCAGGCGCATCATCCAGCCCAGCACCGCGCCCTTCACGGGGCGCAGCATCAGGGTGGAGATGATGGTGAAGAGCGGCAGCCAGAGCGCCATGTGCAGCCACATCGGCGGCATCCAGGCCTTTTCCACCCAGAAGATGGGTGGCACCAGGATGTGGCCGACGATGAAGATGACGATATAGGGCGGCGCATCATCGGCCCGCAGATGCGCGAAGCCGGCGCCGCAATGCCCGCAGGCTGGCGACAGGGTCAGGAAACCGTTGAAAATACGGCCTTCCCCGCAGACCGGGCAGCGATTGCGCGCGCCCCGCCGGATCATGGTCATGAAGCTGGGCTGGGCGCCGGAGGCCGTGCCCGCGGAGCGGTCGGGCTGCCAGCGGCGCAAAGGGACGCTCGGGGGCGAGCCGGTCATGCGAGGTTCCAGGATGGCGTTTTCCGGGGCCGTGGCGGGAGCCTCCGGATTTTGCGGTGCAATATCGGCCATTCCGCCTCCGCGGATCAAGGGTTGCGGTGGCGGGCCGCGCCAGGGACCATGTGCAGATGGCAAGCCGCATCCTCGTCATCAACCCGAACTCCTCGCAAAGCTGCACGGATGGCATCGCGCAGTCACTGCAGACCTTCGCCGCCCCGGGGCGCCCGCGCTTCGAGGTTGTGTCGCTGCCCGGTGGCCCGCCCGCCATCGTCAGCTGGCGGGACTGGTTCCGGGTGGCCGAGCCGCTCTGCCAGATGGTCGGGCGGGAGGCGGCGGAGGCCTATATCATCGCCTGCGTCTCCGACCCCGGCATCGACGCCATCCGCACCGTTACGGACCGCCCCGTCATCGGTCCCTTCCGCGCGGCGGTGGCGGGCGCCCTGGCGCGGGCGGAGCGCTTCGGCGTGATTGCCTTCGTCGAAGCCTCCAAGGCCCGGCAGCGGCGCGTGCTGCAGGCCATGGGGGTGGAGGCGCGGCTGGCTGCCAGCATCGCCCTCAATCTGCCGATGGAAACCCTGACCGATCCCACCGCCGCGCGCGGCGCGCTGTGCGAGACGGCCAAAGCCCTGGTGGCGGCGGGCAGCGAGGCGGTGATCCTCGGCTGCGCCGGCATGGCCGGGCACCGCCGCGCGGTGGAGGATGCGGCGGGAGTGCCGGTGATCGAACCCTGCCAGGCGGCGGCGGCCCAGGCGCTGCTGGCGCTGGCGCCCTGAGGGCTGGCGCCCCGAGGGTTGCCGCCCCCGGTCCGGCGGGCCGGGAGCGGGCGCGGATCAGGCCGGTTGCAGCTCCTGCTCCACCAGGCTGGCCCAGAAGGCGATGCCGGTCGGCAGGATGGCGTCGTTGAAGTCGTAGCGCGGGTGGTGGCCGGCGAAATTCTCGCGCGTCGGGTCCACCTGGCCCAGGCGGATGAAGCAGCCCGGCACCGTATTGGCCATATAGGAGAAATCCTCGGCCCCCATGCTCGGCGCGCTTTCCCGCACCAGGCGGCCTTCACCGCCGATGGCGGCGGCGGCGCGGCGGGCGGCCTCCACGGCGGAATCGCTGTTCACCACCGGCGGATAGCCACGGTTGTAGGTGATCTCGACCCGCAGCCCCTGCGCGGCGGCAGTGGCCTCGATCGTGGCCTTCAGCTGCTTCTCCACCGCGTCCCGCGTCTCCGGCAGCAGGGTGCGGATGGTGCCGGTGATCGTCACCTCCTCCGGGATCACGTTGCGCGCGGTGCCGCCATGGATGGTGCAGAGGGAGATGACGGCGGAATCCAGCGGATCGGTCCGGCGGCTGACGACGCTCTGCGCCGCCACGATGATATGCGCGGCGCCCAGCACCGGATCGAGCGCCATCTGCGGCCGTGCCGCATGGCCGCCCTTGCCCAGCACGCGGATGACGATCGCATCGGCCGAGGCGCAGACCGAGCCGCGGGCGATGGTGAAGGTGCCGGCCTCGGTGCGGGAGTCGTTATGGATGCCGAAGACCGAATCGCAGGGGAAGCGGGTGAAGAGGCCCTCATCCACCATCACCTTGCCGCCGCCGCCATCCTCCTCGGCCGGCTGGAAGATGAAGTGAACGGTCCCATCGAAATTCTTCGTCTCGGCCAGATACTTCGCGGCGCCCAGCAGCATGGAGGTATGGCCGTCATGGCCGCAGGCATGCATCCGCCCCGGAACCTTGCTGGCATAGGGCAGGCCCGTGATCTCCTCCATCGGCAGCGCGTCCATATCCGCGCGCAGCCCGATGGCGCGCGGGCTGTTGCCGCCCGCGCCGCTGGCCGCGCGCCCGCCGCGCAGCGTGCCCACCAGCCCTGTGCCGGCGATGCCCCGCGTTACCTCGATGCCCCAGGATTCCAGCTTGCTCGCCACCAGGTCACTGGTGCGGTGCTCCTGGAAAGCCAGTTCGGGATGAGCGTGGATATCGCGCCGCCACTCGGTGGCCTCGGCGGCGATGGCGGCGATACGGGGATCTTGTTCGGATGGCATGATGGCTCCGCGTCAATCAATCGGCGCCACGATGCTCGGCCCGGCTTGGCGACATGGCAAGGCCCAGGCCAGGATTTGTCGCTGCCTTCCGGCGCGTGAATGCCGCCCATCCGGCGTGGAGGCCGGATGGGCGGGCTGTCATTCCGCCGCCTTGGCGGCCGGCTGCCACTCCGGCGGAGCCATGCTGCCCACCTGCTCGATGATGCGGCTATAAGCCTCGGGTCGGCGATGGGCGGCGAAGTTGAAGATGGTGGTGCGGCCCAGCGTGCATTGGTCGAGGTTGAGATCGGCCACGATCAGTTCGTCATCCCAGGTGGTGGCCTGGGCGACGATCTCGCCCTGCGGATTGACGATGATGGAATGGCCGAAGAGTTCGTTGCCATCCTCGGTGCCCGCCTTGGCGACACCGGCGCCGAAGCAGGCATTCTGGTAGCAGCCCGCCTGGATGGAGAGGTGGCTATGCGCCACGCGCAGGTGATGCGCCTCGAAGCCGCGCGCATCCTGGTTCAGGGAGGGCGTGTTGTAGCCCAGCATCACCAGCTCGACCTGCTGCAGTCCCATCACGCGCCAGGCTTCCGGCCACCGGCGGTCATTGCAGATCATCATGCCGATATTGACCGGGCCGGCCTGGCCGATCGGCGCCCGCACCACCGGGAAGCCGAGGTTGCCGACCTCGAAATAGCGCTTCTCCAGGTGCTGCACCTTGCGGACCGGGTCGAATTCCTTGTGCCCGGGCAGGTGGACCTTGCGGTATTTCAGCACGACCTCGCCGCTGGGATGGACATAGACGGCGGTATTGAAGTGGCGCTTGCGCATCACGCCGGCCTCGTCCGGCTCATAGGCCAGCTCGGCATAGCCGAGGTGGAAGCCGATGTTGAACTTCCGCGCGGCCTCGAAGAGCGGCGCCGTCTCGTTGGAAGGCAGCGACTTCTCATACCAGTGGTCGGCGTCGTTGATGTCCTCCTCATACCAGCGCGGGAAGAAGGTGGTCAGCGCCAGTTCGGGAAAGACGACCACCTCGGCGCCGCGCTTATGGGCGGTCTCCATCAGGCGGACGAGGCGGCCGACGACGACATCGCGTCCCTCCGCCTTCTGGATGGGGCCGAGCTGTGCGGCGGCGAGGGTCAGGCGGCGGGACATCGGTGCGGTCTCCTCAGTGGCTGCCGGCGGGCGGCATGGGGTCAATGAAATCCTCGCCGTGCTCGATCTGCGTCTCGGCCACGGCGCGCATGAAGACCTCGTCCCAGGCATCCTCCAGCGCATCCATCAGGGCCTCGGCGGCGTCCTGGCTCCGCAGCAGGGCGATACGCTCCCGGCCGGCGGCCCAGACGGAAAAGGCGCCGTTCGGTTCCTCGCGAATCTCAAACATGGATCAACTCTCTATATCTTAAGGGCGGTTCTGGCGGCGCGGACGGATGACGGTGGAGTCCGCCGGCTGCCGCGAGGGCGGGGGCGCGCTGTTCAGGTCCTCGATCCTCGGCTTCAGCAGCACATAGGTGATGCGGCCGACGATGGCGCAGAAGATCCACCCCCCGGCCGCCACCAGCAGGCTGGTGCCCGGACCAGTGGCCCAGACCCAGAGCGCCAGCGCGACCGCGATCGAGAGCAGGACCAGGAACAGGCGCATCCCCGCCTCAGTCCGCGCCGAGGTAGCTGTCGCGGTGCTGGCGCGGCACGAAGCGTCCGGCACCGGGGGCGGCGAGGACATTGCCGCCATCCCAGATCTGCTGCCCGCGCAGGAAGGTGGCGGCCACACGCGCCTTGACGGGGCGGCCGTGGTAGGGGGACCAGCGGGTCTCCTCGCGGTCTTGGATGCTTGCCTCGTCGAAGGTGAAGTCGCCTTCCTGCATCACCACGACATCGGCATCCGAGCCGATGCGCAGCGCGCCCTTCTTGGGGAAGAGGCCATGGAAGCGCGCCGTCCGCTCGGCCGCATACTTCGCCATAAGGGTCAGCGGCAGCCCGCGCTCGACCAGCAAAGAATAGAAGACCGGTGCGAAGGACTGCATGCCGGTCAGACCGGCGCCGCAGGCGAAGATGTCGTCGCCCAGCTTCTTCTCACGCGGCCAGGGGGCGTGGTCGGTGGAGACATAGGCGACCTTGCCGGCCACCAGCGCGGCCCACATGCGCTCCACTTCCTCGGCCGTGCGGAAGGGCGGGTTGCACTTGCCGAAGCCCTTGAGGCGGACGAGGTCCTCCTCGGTCATGCAGAGATACTGCAGGCAGGCCTCGCCGGTGGAGCGGCCGCCCTGGGAGCGGAAGCTCTCGGCGATGTCGAAGCCGCGAGCGACGGAGGAATGCGCGATATGCACATGCGCGCCCGTCTCCATCCCGATCTCGAAAATTTCGAGATCCGCCATGGTCTCGGCCAGCGGCGGGCGGGTGCGGGCATGCATGATGGGATCGACCCGGCCGCTGGCCTTGGCTTCGGCGGTCAGCCGCTCCACCAGCTCCTGGTCCTCGTTGTGCAGGGCCACCATCAACCCGGTCTTCGCGATCTCCCGGAAGGCCGCGACCATGGTGGGATGGTCGATGCGCGGGAAGCGCACCGCGTCATACTCATAGGTGGAGAGCTTGAAGGAGCAGGCGCCGGCCTCGGCCAGCCCGGCGATGGCATCGACGCCGCCCTGCTTGGTGATGGTGCCGTAGAGCGCCACGTCCACATGCGCGGTGGCGTTCACCACCTCCACCTTCTCCCGCAGGATGCCGGCATTGGTGACGGCGCGGGGCACGTCATAGGGCATGTCGACGCAGGTGGTGACGCCGCCAGCGGCCGCGGAGCGCGTCGCGCCCTCGATCCCCGACCAGCCCAGCGCGCTGCTGGTATGCATATGTCCATCGACCAGGCCGGGCAGCAGGCTGTGTCCGCTGAAGTCGTGGATGGCCCTGGCGGGCGGCAATTCCCCTTCGCCGATGGCCGCGATGGTCTCGCCCCGCACCGCGATGTAGCCATCCGGAACGATACGATCCGGCAGGACGAGATTACCGCGAAGCACGCGGTCGTAAGGTTGCTGCGTCACGAGAGAGCCCCACGCCATTGTTCGTGGGAGAAGGATATCGCGGATCGGCGGCCTGTCGATCCGCTATGGCCGGATAAGGCATGGCGGGAGGCGCGCGCCTGCCCGCATGGGCGGCAGGGCTGCGCGCGCCGAAGGCACCGCCGCGCCGCCGCGCGCCGGCCTCGTCAGGGGGAGATCACCATGCAGGGGCCGCGCGTACCGCGGCAGGTGCTCCGCGCCGCGGTGGCGGAGAGACCGGTGACGCGGGCGCGCCAGAACCAGTTCCCCTTCACCTTGACCCGCTCCACCTCCATCCGGCCGCCTTTCGCGGCGGCCTTGCGGGCGGCGGCCTGGGCCGGGCCACGCTCCGCGAAGGCACCCACCTGCACCGCCCACCGGCCTGCCGCGGCGCTGCCGCGGGCCGGTGCCGGCCTGCTGACCACGGGACGGCTGACGACGGGCCGCACGGAACCGCCGGCGCCGCCACGTGCCAGCACCGAGGCGGAGGGAACGGGCGCCGCCGTTGCGGTGCCGACGAGGGAGGGGCCACGGCGCCCCGCCATCATCATGTCGGTGGAGGGAAGGGCCCCTGCCTCGGCGAAGCCGCGATCCAGCAACGACATGACATGCGCGTCGCGTTCCCAGCTGCTGGCTCCGCCGAAGACCACGGCGATCATCCGCACACCGCCGCGCACGGCGCTGGCGGCAAGGTTGAAGCCGCTCGCGTTGATGAAGCCGGTCTTGATGCCGTCGGCGCCGGGGTAGTTGTCCAGCAGCCTGTTATGGCCGCGGATGGTGCGGCCGTTCCATTCGAAGGAGCCCACGCTGAAATAGGCATAGCGCTGCGGAAAGTCGCGCAGCAGGGCCTGGCTGAGCCGCGCCATGTCCCGCGCCGTGGTGCGCTGCTGCGGGTTGGGAAGGCCGCTGGCATTGCGGAAGGTGGTGCGGCTCATGCCGAGGGTGCGTGCCCGGGCCGTCATCATGCGGGCGAAGTTGGCCTCGCTGCCGCCGCCCAGATGCTCGCCCAGCGCGGTGGCGGCGTCATTGGCCGACCTGGTCACCATCGCCATCATCGCATCCCGCGCCGTGATGGTGCCGCCGGCCCGCAGCCCCAGCTTGGAAGGCGGCTGCGCCGCCGCATGGCTGGACACCCGGATGCGGCTGGTGGGCGACAGGCGCCCGTTCTGCAGGGCCTCGAAGGCCATGTAGAGCGTCATCATCTTGGTGAGCGAGGCCGGATAACGATATTCATCGGCCGAGATGGAGACGAACTCCTCCCCCGTGCCGGCGTCGATCACCAGGGCGGCATAGCGTTCACTGCCGATCTGCGCCCGCGCCGGGGTGATGGTCGTGATGGTCAGGACGACCGCGAGCAACGCGAACGCGAAGACGCGGCATCCGGCGAGGCCGAGATGCGGCATGTGCAGACTCCCCCTTCCGCGCGCGGCCCTAACCCCCCCGGGTGCCCGCGCGCATCCCCACGATGTCCGGCCGCAGCGACGGCGAACCGGAAACCGGCGCGGCCACCCACGCCTGAAGGCGGGATGCCGTGCCGCTCCAGAATGCAGATTCAGGGCGCCCGATGGAAGCGCTTCAGCCAAAATTGCTGGAGAAAGTTTCATCTGGAGGCCGGCTGACGGCTCTGGCCCGCTGATCGGCGATGGACGAGTGCGCGAGGCCAGAGCACAACACGGGCGGAACCCAAGAGCCGGAGGAGGAAACCCCCCGTCATGAAACTGCATCCCGTGAAGGTGTACCCGTCAAAGGCGCTGCTGCCGCGCGAGGACCAGCTGGCCTGGAAGATCGCCGGCGTTGCCGCCGACCGCGTCGCCGTGCAGAAGCCGGTCGCCGAGATGATCATCAACCGCATCATCGACAACGCCGCCGTCGCCATCGCCGCCGTCAACCGATCCGCGCCCACCTCGGCGCGCGCTATGGCGCTTGGCCATGCGCGCAAGGGCGGCGCCACCGTCTTCGGCCAGCCCGGCAACCGGGGCTTCAGCCCGGAATGGGCCGCATGGGCCAATGGCACGGCGGTGCGCGAGCTGGACATGCACGACACCTTCCTGGCCGCCGACTACTCGCATCCCGGCGACAACATCCCGCCCATCCTGGCGGTGGCGCAGACCATGGGCCGCTCCGGCCGCGAGCTGATCCGCGGTATCGCCACGGGCTACGAGATCCAGGTGAACCTGGTGCGCGCCATCTGCCTGCATGAGCACAAGGTGGACCATATCGCGCATCTCGGCCCCTCGGCCGCGGCGGGCATCGGCACGCTGCTCGGGCTGAAGCAGGAGGTGATCTACCAGGCGGTGCAGCAGGCCCTGCACACCACCATCACCTTCCGCCAGAGCCGCAAGGGCGAGATCTCCTCCTGGAAGGCCTTCGCGCCCGCGCATGCCGGGAAGCTGGCCGTCGAGGCCGTGGACCGCGCGATGCGCGGGGAGGGCGCGCCGAGCCCGATCTATGAGGGCGAGGATTCGGTCATCGCCTGGGTGCTGAGTGGCCGCAGCAACCGCGAGCGTGTGTACGAAGATGTCTATTACAACGTGCCGCTGCCGGAGAAGGGCGAGGCGAAGCGCGCCATCCTCGATACCTACACCAAGGAACACTCGGCCGAGTATCAGAGCCAGGCGCTGATCGACCTGGCCTTCCGGATGCGGGAGCAGATCCGGGACCTGGAGGCGATCGAGAAGATCATCATCCACACCAGCCACCACACCCACTACGTGATCGGCACCGGCGCCAACGACCCGCAGAAGATGGACCCCAAGGCCAGCCGGGAGACGCTGGACCATTCCATCATGTATATCTTTGCCGTGGCCTTGCAGGACGGAGGCTGGCACCACGTGGACAGCTACGCGCCGAAGCGCGCCGGCCGCCCCGACACCGTGCGCCTCTGGCACAAGATCGAGACGCGGGAGGAGGAGGAATGGACGCGGCGCTACCATTCCACCGACCCGGCAGAGAAGGCCTTCGGCGCGCGGGTGGAGGTCCTGATGAAGGATGGAAGCACCATCGTGGACGAGATGGCGGTGGCCAACGCTCATCCTCTGGGCGCCAAGCCCTTCGAGCGCGCGGACTACATCCGCAAGTTCGAGATCCTGACCGACGGCATCCTGGCTCCGCGGGAGAGCGCACGCTTCCTGGAGGTGGTGCAGGACCTGCCACGCCTGACGGCCGAGGAGCTTTCCCTCCTCAACGTCGCGCTGCCGCGCGGCGCGCTGGCCGAGGGTAAGCCCGGCATCTTCTGAGCAGGGCAGGCGGCGCGGGAAGGGTTTACGAATCCTTTCCGCGCCAGCGGCGAGATATGTGCCGCTCTTCGCTGCGGCTTCCACGACACGATCGGCGGAAAAATCCGTGCCGGGATGCAACCCGGGCACGCGGAAATGCAACGCGTGCACGCGGATTTCGTTGACAAGCGGATTGGGCGTGAAGATAGCGTGTTGCGTGCGCGGGCGGGCCGAGCGATTCGCGTTGAAGCTGTCAACCCAGCGTCACGAATCAGGCCGCGGCCGGAGCCGCAATTCGGAAGGATAATGCTCGCACCGCAGGATGCGTTCCGTGAGGATGCAGGACTGGAGGGAAGGCCGCAAGGCGCTATCTCTCTCTTTTGCCACTTACGGCCATAGCGGGACTGGCAACCGGATGGCGACACCACAAGGCACAGCTCCGCCACGAGGCGGAGCAGATCGGATGAGCCCAGAATGACTCGGCAAGGAGAGCCAGCAAATGACTGACAGTGACGAAACGGGCTCGGGCCGCGCCCAGCCCATGGCGGTAAGCACCAGCCGCCGTACCGCCGGTACGCGCAAGGCCAGCACGGCAGGCCGCAAGCCCGCCGCCAAGAAGGCTGCCGCCCCGGCCAAGAAGGCATCGACCGCCACGCGCAAGCCGGCGGCGAAGAAGACGGCCACGGCGACGCCGAAGAAGGCGGCTTCGGGCGCGGCGCGCAAGCCGGCCTCGACCCGCGCGACGGCGGCCAAGAAGACGACGGCGAAGAAGACGGCCACGGCGGCGCCGAAGAAGGCGGCGGCGAGCACGGCGCGCAAGTCGGCTTCGACCCGCACGACGGCGGCGAAGAAGACGGCGGCGCCGAAGAAGGCGGCGGCGAGCACGGCGCGCAAGTCGGCTTCGACCCGCGCGACGGCGGCGAAGAAGACGGCGGCGCCGAAGAAGGCGGCGGCGAGCACGGCGCGCAAGTCGACCTCGACCCGCACGACGGCGGCGAAGAAGACGGCGGCGCCGAAGAAGGCGGCGGCGAGCACGGCGCGCAAGTCGGCTTCGACCCGCGCGACGGCGGCGAAGAAGACGGCGGCGCCGAAGAAGGCGGCGGCGAGCACGGCGCGCAAGTCGACCTCGACCCGCGCGACGGCGACCAAGAAGACGGCGGCGACGGCGAGGAAGACGGCCACGGCGGCGCCGAAGAAGGCGGCGTCCGGCACGGCGCGCAAGTCGGCCTCGACCCGCACGACGGCGGCGAAGAAGACGGCAGCGGCGCCGAAGAAGGCGGCGTCCGGCACGGCGCGCAAGTCGGCCTCGACCCGCGCGACGACGGCGAAGAAGACGGCCACGGCGACGCCGAAGAAGGCGGCGTCGGGCACGACCCGCAAGCCCGCTTCCACCCGCAAGGCACCGGCGGCCAAGGCCGCGTCGGCGACGAAGCGCCCGGCTGGCGCGGCCCGCAAGTCGGCCACGACGCGCCGCGCCACCAAGGCTGTCACGCCGATCCCCGCCGAGATGCCGATCGAGGCCGTGGCGGAAATGGCGGCGCCGACTGCGACCAATGGTTCCGCCAAGCGCTCGGGCGGAGCCCGGAAGGCGTCCGGCGCCCGGTCGCGCGACAAGGCCGAGGTGGCGCCCCCGCCGCCGGTGGATCTGCCGCTGGACAGTGCTTCCACGACGGAGACGGATACTGATACCAGCACGACGGAAGACATGAGCGGCGACTGAGCCGTCAGTTCCGACAGAAGAAGGGCGCCGCTGGAAACAGCGGCGCCTTTTTTCATGCCCGCCCCGCTGCGCAGGCGGTGGCTTTGCAGTGCCCGGCGCATCCCCTAGCCTGTCGGCGTTGGGAGACATGATCATGAGCGAGAATCTTCGGCGCGTCCTTTACCTCAGCTACGCACCGGACAAGGTCTATGCCTTGTGGCGCGCCCGCATGCCGGATGGCTGCGAGCTGATGACTCTCTCATCCAACGACGATGCGGAGCGGCTGGAGAAGCTCGCCATCGCCGACGCCGTGATCGTCGCCCCCGCCGTGCTGAAACCCGAATGGGTTCCCCTGGCGCCGCGCCTAAGGCTGGTGCAGCACCAGGGCGTGGGCTGGGAAGGGGAGACGCCGATCGCTGCCCTGCGGGAACGCGGCATCCGCCTGGCCATCAATCCCCTCGGGACGCCCGAGGTGGTCAGTGAGCATGCGCTGTCCCTGATCTTCGCCTGCCTGCGGCACATCCCGCGCGCCGATGCCGCCATGCGCCGCGGTGAATGGCTGGGCACGGCCATCCGCCCGATCTCGCGCAACCTGCGCGGCCGCACGGTAGGCATCGTCGGCATGGGGCGCATCGGCTCGGCCGTCGCGGCGCTGCTGCAGCCTTTCGGCGTTCGCGGGCTTTATACTGACCCGGCAGTACAGTTGCCGGAAGGATTGGAACTGGCGCTGGGCTTCCGGCGCGTGCCGCTGGATGTGCTGCTGCGGGAATCCGATGTCGTCACGCTGCACCTGCCGGCGACACCCGCCACGCATCACCTGATTAACGATAACACCCTGGCGACCATGAAGCCGGAAGCCGTGCTGGTGAACTGCGCGCGCGGCGCCGTGGTGGACGAGGCCGCGCTGGCCCGGGCCCTGAGCAACGGCACCATCCGCGCCGCCGGCATCGATGTCTTCGAGCCCGAGCCGCCCCTGCCCGACAATCCGCTGCTGAAGCTGGACAATGCCGTACTGACGCCGCATATCGCCGCCGGCACGCTGGATGCGATGATGGCCAAGGTGGAAGGCGCTACGGCCAATCTTGGCCGCTTCTTCCGTGATGGCTCACTCGAGAACGAAATCGACCTTACCAAACTACCATGATCATCCGTTCACTACCCCCTGGCGCGCGTGCGCCGCTGGGCCCTCTCCTGGATGCCTATGCGGCAGAGATGCGCGGCGTCCTGACCGGCGATGCCGCGCTGGCACCCGGCGCCGCCCTGGCCATGCTGGAGCAGGACGCGCGCACCGAGGTCCTCTGCGCCTTCGAGGGTGAGGAGCCGATGGGTTTCGCGCTGTTCTTCGACCTGCCCGAGGTCGTCTTCGCCCGCCGCTGCGGCCAGCTCGACGACCTGTTCGTGCGGCGGGAGGCACGCGGGAAGGGTATCGCGCGGCGGATGATCGGTGAGATCACCGCGCTGGGCCGGGCGCGGGGATGGACGCATCTGCGCTGGTTCGTCCCGCCCGAGGACCATGCGGCGCTGGCACTCTACCAGCGCATCGCCGAGGAGCCGGGCTGGCGCAGCTTCATTCTTCGTCTGGATCCCGCGGCGTCTCTGTAGGGCGGTTGCGGCGGAGGTTGCGGACGAAGCGCGTCGCGGTGTCGGAGAAGCCCTGGGCACGGTAGAAGCCATGCGCCTCCTGCCGCTGCGTGCCGGCTGTCAGTTCCAGGACGTCGCAGCCGGCCTGCCGCGCTGCCTGGGCGCCGGCCTTCAGCAGCATGCGGCCGATGCCCCGGCCGCGTTCCTGCTCATCCACCACCAGGGCGGTGATGCGCGCCACCGGGTGCCGCTCCTGCGGCATGGGGGTCCAGTGCAGGGCGATGAAGCCCACCACGGGGCCGTAGTCGGTGGCGACGAGCAGGCTGCCCTGGCTGTCCCGCAGCAGCGTCGCAAGC
This genomic window from Roseomonas marmotae contains:
- a CDS encoding 2-hydroxyacid dehydrogenase — encoded protein: MSENLRRVLYLSYAPDKVYALWRARMPDGCELMTLSSNDDAERLEKLAIADAVIVAPAVLKPEWVPLAPRLRLVQHQGVGWEGETPIAALRERGIRLAINPLGTPEVVSEHALSLIFACLRHIPRADAAMRRGEWLGTAIRPISRNLRGRTVGIVGMGRIGSAVAALLQPFGVRGLYTDPAVQLPEGLELALGFRRVPLDVLLRESDVVTLHLPATPATHHLINDNTLATMKPEAVLVNCARGAVVDEAALARALSNGTIRAAGIDVFEPEPPLPDNPLLKLDNAVLTPHIAAGTLDAMMAKVEGATANLGRFFRDGSLENEIDLTKLP
- a CDS encoding GNAT family N-acetyltransferase gives rise to the protein MAWNPRRGVELRGAVPADAADLARLLGQLGYPTSPQEATERLATLLRDSQGSLLVATDYGPVVGFIALHWTPMPQERHPVARITALVVDEQERGRGIGRMLLKAGAQAARQAGCDVLELTAGTQRQEAHGFYRAQGFSDTATRFVRNLRRNRPTETPRDPDEE
- a CDS encoding GNAT family N-acetyltransferase — encoded protein: MIIRSLPPGARAPLGPLLDAYAAEMRGVLTGDAALAPGAALAMLEQDARTEVLCAFEGEEPMGFALFFDLPEVVFARRCGQLDDLFVRREARGKGIARRMIGEITALGRARGWTHLRWFVPPEDHAALALYQRIAEEPGWRSFILRLDPAASL